The following are from one region of the Streptomyces fradiae genome:
- a CDS encoding Fur family transcriptional regulator, which translates to MSDLLERLRGRGWRMTAQRRVVAEVLDGDHVHLTADEVHARAVERLPEISRATVYNTLGEMVTLGEVIEVATDGRAKRYDPNAHRPHQHLVCARCGAIRDVHPAGDPLADLPATERFGFTISDVEVTYRGICPSCATTA; encoded by the coding sequence ATGAGCGACCTGTTGGAACGACTGCGCGGCCGTGGCTGGCGAATGACCGCGCAGCGCCGTGTCGTGGCCGAGGTGCTCGACGGGGACCATGTGCACCTGACCGCCGACGAGGTCCACGCCCGGGCCGTCGAGCGCCTGCCCGAGATCTCCCGTGCGACCGTCTACAACACGCTCGGCGAGATGGTCACGCTGGGCGAGGTGATCGAGGTGGCCACGGACGGGCGCGCCAAGCGCTACGACCCGAACGCCCACCGACCGCACCAGCATCTGGTCTGCGCCCGCTGCGGCGCGATCCGTGACGTGCACCCGGCCGGCGACCCGCTGGCCGATCTGCCGGCCACCGAGCGTTTCGGCTTCACCATCTCGGACGTCGAGGTCACCTACCGGGGCATCTGCCCGAGCTGCGCGACGACCGCGTAG
- the aroA gene encoding 3-phosphoshikimate 1-carboxyvinyltransferase yields the protein MTDSTPSTDPLTGLWPAPYAGGAVDATVTVPGSKSVTNRALVLAALAAEPGWVRRPLRSRDTVLMAEALRTLGVKIDEGVGPDGTGEAWRIIPAGLRGPATVDVGNAGTVMRFLPPVAALADGPVRFDGDPRSHERPLHGVIDALRALGARIDDDGRGALPMTVHGGGALEGGVVEIDASSSSQFVSALLLSGARFNQGVEVRHVGGRLPSLPHIRMTVDMLRAVGAQVDEPEHGGRPDVWRVAPSALLGRDLVVEPDLSNAQPFLAAALVTGGRVTVPDWPARTTQPGDALREIFTEMGGSCELTDAGLTFTGTGRIHGIDVDLGEVGELTPGIAAVAALADSPSTLRGVAHLRLHETDRLAALTREINGLGGDVTETEDGLHIRPRPLHGGVFHTYHDHRMATAGAIVGLAVEGVEIENVKTTEKTLPDFPRMWTEMLGV from the coding sequence ATGACCGACAGCACCCCGTCCACCGATCCGCTCACCGGCCTGTGGCCCGCCCCGTACGCGGGCGGCGCCGTCGACGCCACCGTCACCGTGCCCGGATCGAAGTCGGTCACCAACCGCGCCCTGGTGCTCGCCGCGCTCGCGGCCGAGCCGGGCTGGGTGCGCCGCCCGCTGCGCTCGCGCGACACCGTGCTGATGGCGGAGGCGCTGCGCACCCTGGGCGTGAAGATCGACGAGGGCGTGGGTCCGGACGGCACCGGAGAGGCCTGGCGGATCATCCCGGCCGGGCTGCGCGGCCCGGCGACCGTGGACGTCGGCAACGCGGGCACGGTCATGCGCTTCCTGCCGCCGGTCGCGGCGCTGGCCGACGGGCCGGTCCGGTTCGACGGCGACCCCCGCTCCCACGAGCGCCCGCTGCACGGGGTGATCGACGCGCTGCGCGCGCTCGGCGCCCGGATCGACGACGACGGGCGCGGCGCGCTGCCGATGACCGTGCACGGCGGCGGCGCTCTGGAGGGCGGTGTCGTGGAGATCGACGCCTCCTCGTCCTCCCAGTTCGTCAGCGCCCTGCTGCTCTCCGGCGCCCGTTTCAACCAGGGCGTGGAGGTGCGGCACGTGGGCGGCCGGCTGCCGTCGCTGCCGCACATCCGGATGACGGTCGACATGCTGCGCGCGGTCGGCGCGCAGGTCGACGAGCCGGAGCACGGCGGGCGCCCCGACGTGTGGCGGGTCGCCCCGTCCGCGCTGCTCGGCCGCGATCTGGTGGTGGAGCCCGACCTGTCGAACGCCCAGCCGTTCCTGGCCGCCGCCCTGGTCACCGGTGGCCGGGTCACCGTGCCGGACTGGCCGGCCAGGACCACCCAGCCCGGTGACGCGCTGCGGGAGATCTTCACCGAGATGGGTGGCTCCTGCGAGCTCACCGACGCGGGCCTCACCTTCACCGGCACCGGCCGGATCCACGGCATCGACGTCGACCTCGGCGAGGTCGGCGAGCTGACCCCGGGCATCGCGGCGGTCGCGGCGCTCGCCGACTCCCCGTCCACCCTGCGCGGCGTCGCGCACCTGCGGCTGCACGAGACCGACCGGCTCGCCGCGCTCACCCGGGAGATCAACGGCCTGGGCGGCGATGTCACGGAGACCGAGGACGGTCTGCACATCCGCCCGCGCCCGCTGCACGGCGGCGTGTTCCACACGTACCACGACCACCGGATGGCGACCGCGGGCGCGATCGTCGGCCTGGCCGTCGAGGGCGTGGAGATCGAGAACGTGAAGACGACCGAGAAGACCTTGCCCGACTTCCCGAGGATGTGGACCGAAATGCTCGGAGTCTGA
- a CDS encoding multidrug efflux SMR transporter — MAWLLVVVAGLLETGFAVCLKLSHGFTRLWPTIAFCAFALGSFGLLTLALRKLDVGPAYAVWTGIGAAGTAIYGMVFLGDVVSTLKIVSITLVIAGVIGLQLSGSAH, encoded by the coding sequence ATGGCGTGGCTGCTGGTGGTGGTCGCCGGGCTCCTGGAGACGGGTTTCGCGGTGTGCCTGAAGCTCTCGCACGGCTTCACCCGGCTGTGGCCGACGATCGCGTTCTGCGCCTTCGCACTCGGCAGCTTCGGGCTGCTGACCCTCGCCCTGCGCAAGCTGGACGTGGGTCCGGCGTACGCGGTGTGGACCGGGATCGGCGCGGCGGGCACCGCGATCTACGGGATGGTCTTCCTCGGCGACGTCGTGTCCACGCTCAAGATCGTCTCGATCACGCTGGTGATCGCCGGTGTGATCGGCCTCCAGCTCTCCGGCTCCGCGCACTGA
- the hisN gene encoding histidinol-phosphatase, translating into MADYHDDLRLAHVLADAADAATMDRFQALDLKVETKPDMTPVSEADKAAEELIRGQLQRARPRDAILGEEYGVEGSGPRRWVIDPIDGTKNYVRGVPVWATLIALMEAGETGFQPVVGVVSAPALGRRWWAAKGLGAYTGRSLASASRIGVSKVGRLEDASFAYSSLTGWEERGRLDGFLDLTRAVWRTRAYGDFWPYMMVAEGSVDLCAEPELSLWDMAATAIVVQEAGGTFTGLDGRHGPHSGNAAASNGLLHGELLSYLNTEPPQQD; encoded by the coding sequence ATGGCCGATTACCACGACGATCTGCGTCTCGCCCATGTCCTCGCGGATGCCGCGGACGCGGCCACGATGGACCGGTTCCAGGCGCTCGACCTGAAGGTCGAGACGAAGCCCGACATGACCCCGGTCAGCGAGGCGGACAAGGCCGCCGAGGAGCTGATCCGCGGGCAGCTGCAGCGCGCCAGGCCGCGGGACGCGATCCTCGGCGAGGAGTACGGCGTGGAGGGCTCGGGCCCGCGCCGCTGGGTGATCGACCCGATCGACGGCACCAAGAACTACGTGCGCGGGGTGCCGGTGTGGGCGACCCTGATCGCGCTGATGGAGGCCGGCGAGACCGGTTTCCAGCCGGTGGTGGGCGTCGTCTCGGCCCCGGCGCTCGGCCGCCGCTGGTGGGCGGCGAAGGGCCTCGGCGCGTACACCGGCCGCAGCCTGGCCTCGGCGAGCCGGATCGGGGTCTCGAAGGTCGGGCGCCTTGAGGACGCCTCCTTCGCGTACTCCAGCCTGACCGGCTGGGAGGAGCGGGGCCGGCTGGACGGCTTCCTGGACCTCACGCGGGCGGTCTGGCGCACGCGCGCGTACGGCGACTTCTGGCCGTACATGATGGTGGCCGAGGGCTCGGTCGACCTGTGCGCCGAGCCGGAGCTGTCGCTGTGGGACATGGCGGCCACGGCGATCGTGGTGCAGGAGGCCGGCGGCACCTTCACCGGGCTCGACGGGCGGCACGGCCCGCACAGCGGCAACGCGGCGGCGTCGAACGGACTGCTCCACGGCGAGCTGCTGAGCTACCTCAACACGGAACCGCCGCAGCAGGACTGA
- a CDS encoding cyclic nucleotide-binding/CBS domain-containing protein: MLVRDAMTTVILTIGPAHTLRQAARLMSARRVGAAVVQDGDAGGFGILTERDVLNAIGTDRNPDHETCDAHTTRDVVFAAPTWTLEEAAEAMTRGGFRHLVVLDDHGPVGIVSVRDIIRCWLPVHSAA; this comes from the coding sequence ATGCTCGTCCGTGACGCCATGACCACCGTGATCCTCACCATCGGACCGGCCCACACGCTGCGCCAGGCCGCCCGGCTGATGTCGGCGCGCCGCGTCGGCGCGGCCGTCGTCCAGGACGGCGACGCCGGCGGATTCGGCATCCTCACCGAACGCGACGTCCTCAACGCCATCGGCACCGACCGGAATCCCGACCACGAGACCTGCGACGCCCACACCACCCGCGACGTGGTCTTCGCCGCCCCGACCTGGACCCTGGAAGAGGCCGCGGAGGCGATGACCCGCGGCGGCTTCCGCCATCTCGTGGTGCTCGACGACCACGGGCCGGTCGGCATCGTCTCCGTCCGCGACATCATCCGCTGCTGGCTCCCGGTGCACAGCGCCGCCTGA
- a CDS encoding tetratricopeptide repeat protein: MVFMGDRATLLETGRFVQRHAGNAADEIIEAAGAVDAAVDTTADQENEAETEARHRLAAEKGEAASMSVLGALLLRRGDLDGAEPYLRGATGQGDRAAANNLGVLLHQRGYPDEAAGWWRVAAVAGSAPAAHALGRHHRERGDEPAAEYWLRQAAEQGHALGAYALADLLEHRSDVGAERWLRAAAEQGHREAAYRLALALERRATGPAARGPHAYDTGAGAGTSTGTGLRAGARPGAGTRPAADGADGAEDGLGEAEQWFRQAAARGHRRAALHLGAILEKRGDLKEAGRWYLTSAKDGEAKAARALGFLLRDAGDEESAAVWWLRAAQDGDGNAANALGALHAARGEQQTAERWYRAAMDAGDVNGAYNLGLLCAAQERTQQAEQWYRRAAYAGHREAANALAVLLLQAGDAGGAEPWFSKAAEAGSVDAAFNLGILHAGRDDDRTALTWYERAAAAGHTEAALQVGIAHLRDGDEQAAERHLRCAAGGGSAEAAYRLATVLDARRPAPGPPVLGAPREEKSECEEWYERAAQQGHRRAQVRVGMLAAARGDVEEAARWYREAAEAGSRNGAFNLGLLLAREGAEREAALWWTRAAHAGHGRAALRLALLAARRGELTEGRRWCDRAVELGPAEVAERAARLSEALHQELTA, encoded by the coding sequence ATGGTATTTATGGGGGACAGGGCAACTCTGTTGGAGACAGGGCGGTTTGTGCAGCGGCATGCCGGAAACGCCGCAGACGAGATCATCGAGGCCGCGGGGGCCGTCGATGCGGCCGTCGACACCACCGCCGACCAGGAGAACGAGGCCGAGACCGAGGCCCGCCACCGCCTTGCCGCCGAGAAGGGCGAGGCCGCGTCGATGAGCGTGCTCGGCGCCCTGCTGCTGCGCCGCGGCGACCTGGACGGCGCCGAGCCCTATCTGCGCGGCGCCACCGGCCAGGGCGACCGTGCCGCCGCCAACAACCTGGGCGTCCTGCTGCACCAGCGCGGCTACCCGGACGAGGCCGCCGGCTGGTGGCGGGTCGCCGCCGTCGCCGGCTCCGCCCCGGCCGCCCACGCCCTCGGCCGCCACCACCGCGAGCGCGGTGACGAGCCCGCCGCCGAGTACTGGCTGCGCCAGGCCGCCGAGCAGGGCCACGCCCTGGGCGCGTACGCCCTTGCCGACCTCCTGGAGCACCGCAGCGACGTCGGCGCCGAGCGCTGGCTGCGCGCCGCCGCCGAGCAGGGCCACCGCGAGGCCGCCTACCGGCTCGCCCTGGCCCTGGAGCGCCGCGCCACCGGCCCGGCCGCCCGCGGCCCGCACGCGTACGACACGGGCGCAGGCGCGGGTACGAGCACGGGCACCGGCCTGCGCGCCGGCGCGCGCCCGGGCGCCGGCACCCGCCCGGCGGCCGACGGGGCCGATGGGGCCGAGGACGGGCTCGGCGAGGCCGAGCAGTGGTTCCGGCAGGCCGCAGCGCGCGGGCACCGGCGGGCCGCCCTGCACCTGGGCGCCATCCTGGAGAAGCGCGGCGACCTCAAGGAGGCCGGCCGCTGGTATCTGACCTCCGCCAAGGACGGCGAGGCCAAGGCCGCCCGCGCGCTCGGCTTCCTGCTGCGCGACGCCGGCGACGAGGAGAGCGCCGCCGTGTGGTGGCTGCGCGCCGCCCAGGACGGCGACGGCAACGCCGCCAACGCGCTCGGCGCGCTGCACGCCGCCCGCGGCGAGCAGCAGACCGCCGAGCGCTGGTACCGCGCCGCCATGGACGCGGGCGACGTCAACGGCGCCTACAACCTCGGGCTGCTCTGCGCCGCCCAGGAGCGCACCCAGCAGGCCGAGCAGTGGTACCGCAGGGCCGCCTACGCCGGGCACCGCGAGGCCGCCAACGCGCTGGCCGTGCTGCTGCTCCAGGCCGGTGACGCGGGCGGCGCCGAGCCGTGGTTCTCCAAGGCCGCCGAGGCCGGCAGCGTCGACGCCGCCTTCAACCTGGGCATCCTCCACGCCGGCCGGGACGACGACCGCACCGCGCTCACCTGGTACGAGCGGGCCGCGGCCGCCGGACACACCGAGGCCGCCCTCCAGGTCGGCATCGCGCACCTGCGCGACGGCGACGAGCAGGCCGCCGAGCGCCATCTGCGCTGCGCGGCCGGCGGCGGCAGCGCCGAGGCCGCCTACCGGCTCGCCACCGTCCTCGACGCGCGCCGCCCGGCCCCCGGGCCGCCGGTCCTCGGCGCGCCGCGCGAGGAGAAGAGCGAGTGCGAGGAGTGGTACGAGCGGGCCGCCCAGCAGGGCCACCGCCGCGCCCAGGTCCGGGTCGGCATGCTCGCCGCCGCGCGCGGCGACGTCGAGGAGGCGGCCCGCTGGTACCGGGAGGCGGCCGAGGCCGGCTCCCGCAACGGCGCCTTCAACCTCGGTCTGCTGCTCGCCCGCGAGGGCGCCGAGCGGGAGGCCGCCCTGTGGTGGACCCGCGCCGCGCACGCCGGGCACGGCCGGGCCGCCCTGCGGCTCGCGCTGCTCGCCGCCCGGCGCGGCGAGCTCACCGAGGGGCGCCGCTGGTGCGACCGCGCGGTCGAGCTCGGCCCGGCCGAGGTGGCCGAGCGGGCGGCCCGGCTCAGCGAGGCGCTGCACCAGGAGCTCACCGCGTAA
- the rsgA gene encoding ribosome small subunit-dependent GTPase A yields MRRYGKHTDADDIRQRPNRKGSRPRTNIRPKHEDAVEGMVLTVDRGRLTCLVEDRTVMAMKARELGRKAAVVGDRVSLVGDLSGEKDTLARIVRIGERSSVLRRTADDDDPYERVVVANADQLAIVTALADPEPRPRLIDRCLVAAYDGGLDPFLVLTKSDLAPPEKLLELYGDLDIPYVVVNREELYDGGAADRVREYLGDRVTAFVGHSGVGKTTLVNALVPEERRRLTGHVNAVTGRGRHTTTSALALPLDKVDGWVIDTPGVRSFGLHHVDPSRVIHAFPDLEPGTEECPRACSHDEPDCALDAWVAEGHADPARLYSLRRLLATRERREGD; encoded by the coding sequence ATGCGGCGTTACGGCAAGCACACCGACGCGGACGACATCCGCCAGCGCCCCAACCGCAAGGGCAGCCGCCCCCGGACCAACATCCGTCCCAAGCACGAGGACGCCGTCGAGGGCATGGTCCTCACCGTGGACCGCGGCCGGCTGACCTGTCTGGTCGAGGACCGGACCGTGATGGCGATGAAGGCCCGCGAACTGGGCCGCAAGGCCGCCGTGGTCGGCGACCGGGTCTCCCTGGTGGGCGACCTGTCCGGCGAGAAGGACACCCTGGCCCGGATCGTGCGGATCGGCGAGCGCAGCTCGGTGCTGCGCCGCACGGCCGACGACGACGATCCGTACGAGCGGGTGGTCGTCGCCAACGCCGACCAGCTGGCGATCGTGACCGCGCTCGCCGACCCCGAGCCGCGCCCACGCCTCATCGACCGCTGTCTGGTCGCCGCCTACGACGGCGGGCTCGACCCCTTCCTGGTGCTGACCAAGTCGGACCTGGCCCCGCCGGAGAAGCTTCTCGAGCTGTACGGCGACCTGGACATCCCGTACGTGGTGGTGAACCGCGAGGAGCTGTACGACGGCGGGGCGGCGGACCGGGTGCGGGAGTATCTGGGCGACCGGGTCACCGCGTTCGTGGGGCACTCGGGCGTGGGCAAGACGACGCTGGTGAACGCGCTCGTACCGGAGGAGCGGCGGCGGCTCACCGGCCATGTGAACGCGGTGACCGGCCGCGGCCGGCACACCACGACCTCGGCGCTCGCGCTGCCGCTCGACAAGGTCGACGGCTGGGTCATCGACACCCCGGGCGTGCGGTCCTTCGGTCTGCACCACGTCGATCCGTCCCGGGTCATCCACGCCTTCCCGGACCTGGAGCCGGGCACCGAGGAGTGCCCGCGCGCGTGCAGCCACGACGAGCCGGACTGCGCGCTCGACGCCTGGGTGGCCGAGGGCCACGCGGACCCGGCCCGGCTGTACTCGCTGCGCCGGCTGCTCGCGACCCGCGAGCGCCGCGAGGGCGACTGA
- a CDS encoding TetR/AcrR family transcriptional regulator, with protein MPTARESLLDTALAALGTLPWSAVRMVDVAARARVSRQTLYNEFGSKEGLARALVRREADAYLLGVRRVLAAPAPPERNLVAVAEWTVARAAERPILRALLTDAWNDALPRPRPARAGARLAPVPAQRRADAGPPAPGELVAETAACAGERWAAGCELAVRLALSHVVAPPIAVPVPDARRADTQGGDAQCAEPESWRPITPAITSVIETILSVDTTSPRKTIP; from the coding sequence ATGCCGACTGCCCGAGAGTCCCTGCTCGACACGGCCCTCGCGGCCCTCGGCACGCTGCCCTGGTCCGCCGTGCGGATGGTCGACGTGGCCGCCCGCGCCCGGGTGTCCCGGCAGACCCTCTACAACGAGTTCGGCAGCAAGGAGGGGCTCGCCCGGGCCCTCGTCCGGCGCGAGGCCGACGCCTATCTCCTGGGGGTACGGCGGGTGCTCGCCGCCCCGGCCCCGCCCGAGCGCAATCTGGTGGCCGTCGCCGAGTGGACCGTGGCCCGCGCCGCCGAGCGCCCGATCCTGCGGGCCCTGCTCACCGACGCCTGGAACGACGCCCTGCCCCGGCCGCGGCCCGCCCGGGCCGGCGCCCGGCTCGCACCCGTACCGGCCCAGCGGCGCGCCGACGCCGGGCCGCCCGCGCCCGGCGAACTGGTCGCCGAGACCGCCGCCTGCGCGGGGGAGCGCTGGGCGGCCGGCTGCGAACTCGCCGTACGGCTCGCGCTCAGCCATGTCGTGGCGCCCCCGATCGCAGTCCCCGTCCCGGACGCCCGGCGCGCCGACACGCAGGGTGGTGACGCTCAGTGCGCGGAGCCGGAGAGCTGGAGGCCGATCACACCGGCGATCACCAGCGTGATCGAGACGATCTTGAGCGTGGACACGACGTCGCCGAGGAAGACCATCCCGTAG